The Osmerus eperlanus chromosome 20, fOsmEpe2.1, whole genome shotgun sequence DNA segment GGGTTGTCCATGGTGAGGTCTATGATGTTGCCATGCAGTGAGAAGGCGGAGCGCAGGCTGTCCTCCACCAGGCCAGAGCCATACACGTACACCGTgttccccttcctcaccccccgccGCTCCGGGTACGAGTCCGATCCTGGCACAGGACAATtgaaaggaagaagaagaaagaaaaactgaagtcttcattttattcatttagcagacgcttttatccaaagtggcatacaaatagtgcatgtacTAAGTAGAGCTGATCATCAAGGACAAAACCATGGAAGGAGAGTAAGaaataaatacaatgttttatggCCAGTGATTAAAATCAATTTGTGTATAGGATTACGAACATGACAGTATAAAATATGGGCAGCCAATAAGGGGCGACTACTCACGTCTGAACGgcccgtctctgtctctctcccggtCTCGCTCTCgttccctgctcctgtctctctctctgtcgtgctccctatccctgtcccttcctctgtcgcgatctctctccctgtccctctctctgtctttctctctgtccacctcccgTTCCCGCTCTCTGTCCCGGTCCACGTCCCTACTGGTGGACATGACACCGGGGTCCTCGTCGTCACGAGAACGCTCCCGCTCCCGCTCGCCTGGGCTGACAAAgctgacacagagggagagatgttagaaggagggatgtttgaCTTCCAAGCAGAGGAAACAGAGAGTAGAAAACATCATGCCGTCAATTATTCATGAGAGCTTTTAGGGTTACCTCTCATATAGAGATTTTCTGCTGGCTCTCTTGCCGGACTAGacggaaaaaaataaatatttaaaagAGAACAGATTCTGTTATCTTCTCAAAATTGTTTCACGGCCATGTTGAAATACTACGGAAATTTGAATCCTAACGGAGGATTATATTCAGTTATTAGGGGTTTCCCCTGTAATCTCAGTACCTCAGGTAGCTCTTCATCAATGGAGACGCTCCTTTGGAATGGTAGGAAGGCTGGAATTGGGCCTTTTTCTGGGTCCTTGAGGAAGAACAGATTTTAACCGATAAGTGCTGGTTCATAAGGGAAATACCCGTAAGACAGTTATGTACTATTTATGCTTGTACATAATGTATCCACCTTTAGTTTGATCTCTAGTGTTCTGGAGCGTTTAAAGCCAGAGTTTTTGTTTTCTGACTTGATTGCACTTATGGCTCCGGACTTGATCAACATTTTAGCCTGCTCCGTAGCTGTCGCTGTGTCGACTACAGGCTGGTCTGACAGGGCTAGGAAAagtaaggagagagagcataGTGAAAGATCAATCTAATGTGCAGGGATTCCATGTAAATAGGCATAACATTTCAAATCAATATTTGTATTGAAGAAAAAACTATGGCCagtgaaaacacacatactccgTTTTAATCCACTCTGATTCGTCTGGCTTGTTGAACTCTGCTTTTTCAAAGCCATGAGGGCTTTTTTCTTGAGGAGTGAGAAAATAAATTGTAAATAGGGTAAATAGGCTGGTTATTGGTCTACTGAATACCACAcccatacttttttttttacaattattaATGGTATCGCAGTTTTTTCTTGAAAAGTGTGATGTTTGTTTCTATGTAGATACCTTCTTTTTGAGTTTGGCATATTTTTTCTGCAAcgactcctcttcctctgtcagAGAGCTAGGGAAGACCACCATGGCAAACCTTTCTGTGAACACAGAGATTAATTCATAATATCAGTAAACAGTAGCTAGCCAACAACTAATTGTTTAAGAGCAATACATGTTTGCAGCTAGTTAATTAtctagttagctagcataagTTAGCCAGTCTAGTATAGTGCCTAGTCTATCTCGATGACCACTCATTCACAATGAAAACAACCTCTTGCAAATCTGCCCTTTAGCTAGCAGGTATGATCAAGTAAAACCATAGGATACATTAATTTAACTACACAACTGCACAACAACCAAAACACAAATCATGAATTGTAATGATATTGATATAGTACCAGTGTATCCGTCTCTACAGTCTGTTTTCTCCCGATTCCAAGCTTGACAAAACACTTGCGCATGAATATGACGTGATGTGTCTTTGTTGTCGGGTGAGGGGATTGTAAGAAATGTTTATACGAGTAAATCGATAAATTATGTAATATTTAGAAATACGAATAGATGCATTTCACTAAGTATAATATTATGTTGTCTACAAGTATTTCTTTTTATTTGATCGTTTCAAACACACTTCCGCTAATCACAACTGTAACTTCCGACGCGACGCGACACAGTACTGACAGTGTTGCAGCTGCACAGAAACTTATACTTGCGGAGGAGACATGGAAAGAATAGGTAGATATATCTATTGAAATGGTTAATGCAGGCATACTGTAACATCCTCTAGACTTTGTAGTTTCCTATACGGATGTTTGACAAATTACCTagagatttacatgacaaatgTGTTAGCCAGGGCTAGCAAGAGACTGTTTTCTCTCTATCTTAACTtaggttagctagctacctacaGTACCTAGGTATTATCAAAATGTATATCAAAATGTTCTATAGACTTCGTTTTGTTAGCCAATAAAGTATTTTGAAATGGCATCAAGTAAGATGTTGAGTTCCAGAGAGGACACATCTAGACTTGACTTTAGTTCTATTGTCATTGACACTGATCATTGAACCTATTCATCATACAAAGTCGTCTATTCACCCCCGTTTTTAAACTATAGTATGCCTCTCCCTCTACAGTTCTGCCCCCCGTGGGGCCCACAGACCTGCCCATGTCCTTGCTGGAGATGGGCTGCTCTGGCAGGTTCGAGCTCATCACAGACCCACTGCCAAAGAACCAGCCTTTACCTCCTCTGAGCACGGTCAGTATGGCGATTTGTGGCTTAGGTGACATGTTTTCCTTCTTGAAATAACAAGGACCAGATAACTACACGTGGATAAAAAGTGATATAAATAACCATGTTGACATAGTTTGGATACACTATCTATGGCTTGACCCCATCAGTCGGCATTAACCAGCAGCACATATTCATTTGAACCAGTCctatcccatctctctcccctattTCCCCCACATTATCTCGTTCATCTCTCCTCAGCTCCCCCATGGCCTCCCCCCCACCAGTGTGGACCTAAAGACGGAGGTAGAGAAGCGCTTCCTACGCGACCCTGCCTGGCTCCCCTTACATGACACAGATGCCGCCTTCCAGAAGTTTCTGAAGTGAGTGGCTTAAATTGCATCTTGATGCTTGACCGTCTACAATTACAAATTGTAGAAATTATCCTATAAATGGTCTTTAGTATGTCAAATAGTATGATGCACTGATAGAAATAAAATTCATTATAATATTAATCCAGTACAGGGGCACTTTCCCTTGACTGTATTGGGTTGGAATTGTTACCAATTTCATTCGGGATTAAAAAAGTGAATGAAACTGAGATTAACTGACTGCcagttgtgttgttgtttttccttAGGGTGGCCCACAGGGAGATGGACGTGGACtcactgctcctctgctcctccgctcccctccactctgggCTGTCTGTGGTCAGAGACCCCACCACAGGAATGCTCCTGGACTTCACTGAGGTAGCTCACACAATCGCATTGAAAACGTTTATTCCACATATTTTTCCTAGATAGACTCAATTGCTTTTGTTTCATTGTTACTATATTGTATGTCTTTTTTTGACCTATTTTAAAAGTAATCTACATGTTTGTTATTTATGTCAAACAAAAAAGTACTTTGTGTTATATGAATGCTTGACATTCCTTGATGATAAAGGGAATTGTACTGAATCAAACTTCATTCAGCCATAAGTAGACAAGTGTTAAAGGCTGTGTTAAGTGTCTGAAGTGATCAGTCTTTGGTTGGAAGTAATGTATAAATTGCATGTAATGTATAAATCATTTTAGCAGATGCATTCATGTCTTACAATTAAATACAATTCCCCTCCTTCACTTCAATTCCCCTCCTTCACTTTTGCTATGTGGTTCTCTTTCAGGTGCTGCTGGAGAACACAGGTCTTTCATCAAAGAATTCTCTTTCTCTGCAACGGCAGCCTGGACCCCCATCTGAAAGCTTGAGAGGAAGCAACACCAACTACCCCTTCCTTCCCGGTGAGGGCCGCTCAGCATCACTCTTCTGATCTGAACACTAGAGAACCGTTTGTGTCAGTGTCTGTGATGCATGGCTGTAGTGGCGTGCCACTTAGTAAGGTCATATtgaccttttcctctctctcacactctctctgtttcggcttttctttctgtctttctttcctttcttctaGGTGGGATGGATGAGCTCACACTGGAGCAGATCAAGACGAAGtctgacctggaggaggacatAGACTTTGAGAACAGTGAGATAAACAATGATAAAGGAAATACGGATCTTAGGAGCTTCTTGGCTGAGCCAGAACAGTGTCTCCTGTTGGGTTGTTAAAGATGCCTTTCCTTTGTCCTCAGATTTACTCACTGTGGCCCCTGGACTTAAAGCTGATATGGACTTCAGTGATAAAAGTGGGTATGAAGTACACGTTTTGCTGCATACGTACAACATATATTGTCCCTCTGGCATGTGTATTTTTTACTCTTCTATTCTAATGTCCCTCTTTTATTGAACCAATCCAAAGATGCCAAAACTGCGAAGGCACCAGTCAACCTCTTGTCCCTCCTGTCCACCTTTGATGACATCATTGACGTGCACCCAGAGGGGCAGGAGACAGGCCAGGAAGGTGGAGATGCTCCTAAACTACCCAGAACCAACAGCCTGGAGGACCTGGGGATCAAGGTATGGAGAACGGTGTCCAACATCTGAAGCGTCAGAGAAGTAGCTCAGTCTGTCACTCCAGAGGTCGTTATTTCATTCGAACACTGTGCTTCCATCTCCAGATGCTGCTCAGTAGTAACAAGCCTCCTTCCTGTTTCAGGACTCTGTTTCCACCCCCACGCCAGCCGCAGCTGTCGCCACCCCGTGTCATGAGGGGGTGTCCAAGCCAGCAGCGGCCCAGGAGGAGACCAAGAAATGGGCCATTCCGGTCGACATCACCTCCCCCTGTGAAGACTTTTACAAACGCATCCCCAACCCAGCCTTCAAGGTACTGACTCACCAGACGCCGGGAATAACGTTTGATAGAACCGCTGATTCCTTGATGACATTATTGAATGATTACGTAGCAACAAGAGTGCTCCATAATTTACCATGGGTTGTAATGTCATGTTGAGGGGTTATGATGATTAGCATTGTGTTTTTTAGATCAATATGTGTTTCATAAAAAGGATGTATTTTTGACGAGTCACTGTTTGGCTCGGTACTTCCCtaaacccccaccccctcccctctctctcccagtggcCTTTTGAGTTGGACGTGTTCCAGAAGCAGGCGGTGCTGAAGCTGGAGGCCCACGAGTCTGTGTTTGTGGCTGCTCACACATCTGCAGGCAAAACAGTGGTGGCAGAATATGCCATTGCATTATCCCAGAAACACATGACCAGGTTGGTAGGAATGGAATTATACCCAGCAGAGATTGACCCCCACCCTTTCTTTTCAACCCCGATATTCCCAACACTGTACTTTGTTGTTTGCTATCGCGGGGCGTGACTATACCCTAACCCGACGTACGGTCTGTGCTCTGATAGGACCATCTACACCTCCCCCATCAAGGCTCTGTCCAATCAAAAGTTTCGGGACTTTAAGGCCACGTTCAGTGACGTGGGTCTGCTGACGGGGGATGTTCAGCTGAGCCCTGAGGCCTCCTGCCTCATCATGACCACGGAGATACTGAGGTGCTGACAGAACACAGCCAACCACCCACACAGCCCACTGCCCCTCTGACAGAACACAGCCAACCACCCACACAGCCCACTGCTCCTCACTAACATGACATCAGACTATATTAAACACTTTgactaagagtgtgtgtgtctctctctctctcacacactctttttCCCCTGTCTCAGGTCTATGCTCTATAACGGCTCTGAGGTGATCAGAGATCTAGAGTGGGTGATCTTTGACGAGGTTCACTACATTAATGACGCTGAGGTAAGCGGTCTCCTCCCTTCATTATGTACCAGTACAAATCAACAAATGGATCTTGTTCCTTTTTTTCTTAtccactctctgtccccccccccctctccatccctttaGAGGGGAGTGGTGTGGGAGGAAGTACTGATCATGTTGCCTGAACACGTCAGCCTCATTCTCCTGAGCGCCACCGTGCCCAACGCTATCGAGTTCAGCGAGTGGATTGGGTAGGTCATGCACTTTGACCTCTTGGTCTCAGGTTTGGCCCACCAACCAACAACCACATAGGATATTCAGAAGAtaatctctctgctcccccccccccccgaccaccgcctcccattcctccccctctcctccctccccaggcgtATTAAGAAGAAGCACATCTATGTGATCAGCACAGTGAAGAGGCCAGTGCCCCTGGAACACAACCTCTACACAGGCAACAGCACCAAGACCCAGAAAGAGATGTTTCTCCTGATAGATGCCACAGGCAACTTCATCACCAAAGGGTAGAAACCTGCTTCTTCTCAGTCCGACAATAACCCCTTTTTATTACAGTTGTCATGTGAGGTTCGTACAGAGGATGACTTGGATGTGGTctgtttcctttcctttccagaTACTATGCTGCAGTGGATGCCAAGAAGGAAAGAACTAGTAAACATGCCCAGTCCTTCGGCTCGAAAAACACGTCTCAGAACACCTCAGCCAACCAAGTCAGTTTCTCCCTCTTGccaacactctctttctctcccactgtcATTCCTTTTATCTTGGCCTCCGCTGCTttacccatcccccccccccctctctctctctctctctctctctctctctctctctctctctcctctctctctcacttcctgcaTCCCCTCATCTTGCATCTTGTCTATTTTCACCGTTACTCCACTCTCACCCCTGTCTTCACCTTGttgtccctcccccccaggaccgTTCAGTgtggctctccctcctccacttcctgtcccagcgACAGCAGACGCCCGTGGTGGCGTTCACCTTCTCCCGGACACGCTGCGACGACAACGCACGCTCGCTGTCCTCCATGGACCTGACCAGCTCTGTGGAGAAGGCAGAGATCCATTCCTTCTTCCAGAAGAGCCTGAGTCGCCTCAGGGGACTTGATCGCCAGCTACCTCAGGTAACTCCAGAGTCAGCTGCTCCAGGAAGGGGCCTAACTCCAGGGTTAGCTACCCCAGGTTAGGGGCCTGTCCCCAGGGTTAGCTACCCCAGGTTAGGGGCCTGTCCCCAGGGTTAGCTACCCCAGGTTAGGGGCCTGTCCCCAGGGTTAGCTACCCCAGGTTAGGGGCCTGTCCCCAGGGTTAGCTCAGTAGGACACAGGTGATCACATTGCTTCCTTCCTCCTATCCTGCACCCATCTCAGATCCTGCTGATGAGGGACCTGTTGAAGAGGGGGATAGGCTTGCATCACAGTGGAATCCTGCCAATCCTGAAGGAGGTCATTGAGATGCTCTTCTCTCGCGGGCTTGTAAAGGTGAGTATGAGGGGACTCTCTTGGGCCTGTGATTTGGTCTCCTGcacctcatctcctccttgctctctctagtCGTCTGTCAAGccgttgctctctctctccctcccaggttCTGTTTGCCACAGAGACGTTTGCCATGGGGGTCAACATGCCCGCCAGAACCGTGGTGTTTGACAGTATCAGGAAACACGACGGAACTGGCTTCAGGAACCTGCTGCCTGGTATTTACATTTGACACCTCTTACTTTTCATTCATTTACCAGACGCTTTCACCCGAAGCGACCTGCTAAACTCTTTGTGCCGTGTATGTCCgtttccctctcccactctcaggAGAGTACATCCAGATGGCAGGTCGAGCTGGCAGGAGAGGCCTGGACGCCACTGGGACCGTGATCATCCTGTGTAAGACCGGGGTTCACGACATGGGAGAACTCCACTCCATGATGCTGGTGagaacctctcccctcctcctccaccatatCCCTATACGTACACCTGCCCTCACAAGGGGCCACCACCAGCTGATCTCACCGCCAGTCTGGTCAAGCTGTGTGAGGGGGTTCTCTCCCAGCCCGTCTGCAGCCCGTGTGActggataggaggagaggacagctcTACAGTACATAGTACTGTCTGAGTGCTGGATCCTGCCTGTGTGTTGGACTGGAgtggtgcttgtctgtgtgtgcagggcaaGCCCACTGTGCTGCAGTCCCAGTTCAGGCTGACCTACACCATGATCCTCAACCTGCTCCGAGTGGAGGCCCTCAGGGTCACCGACATGATGAGGCGGAGCTTCTCCGAGAGCCACCGAGACACCCAGGTACTACACCACCCAGCATGCACCAGAAGGGAACAGACGCCGAACGGCCGCTTTCGGCCTTTTTCTCACCGTCCGGTTGTCAATTGTTCTGCTCTGCGCTCCTTTCCCGCTCTCCATCTgttcttccttttctctctcctgtcctccacctcccctcctttcctctctcctctcctcctcttcctgtcctcttcctctcctcctctcaaggCCCATGAGAAGCAGATAGTCCAGCTCAGGCGGACCCTGgcgtctcttcctcccctggaCATCGAGGGGCATCTGTCTGACCTGGTGCCTTACTACCACACAGTCACTGAGCTGCACATCTCTGCTcaggccctgcaggtacacacacacacagacgcatgcacacactgaaATGGAGATATTGCGCACATGTCTGGACAGCACATTTATATGTTCTTGTTTGCGTGTTCCTCCTTGTCCGGTCTGTTTCAGAAAGCCGTGATGGAATCTTCTAGCGGCTTGAAAGCTCTGTCTGTGGGACGAGTCATACTGGTCAACAACAAACAGCACCTGAACGCTCTGGGAGTCAtcttacaggtgtgtgtgtgtgtgtgtgtgcgtgtgtatgtgtgtgacaacaAGGACTTCCCCTGCACCAACCCTCTCACATTTCGACTTTTCTgcttgtgtgttccaggtgtccaACGACTCCATGAATCGTACGTTCACGTCTCTGGTGATCTGTGAGAAGGGCAacgaggagggggcagggaccgCTCCAGACACGAGCTCCACCCCTCAGCTCTACAACACCAGCCTCTTCATACCAGACGGTCAgcgctcactcactctcacacacacacacacacacgtccagagtctccctccctccgtgtgACTGCTGCAGTGACCCTCTGTGCTGTGCTCGGTCCCAGGCCCCTGCAGTCACACAGTCCAAAAGCTCAAGCAGCAGGACATCTCAGCCATCACAGTGAAGACCCTGAAGGTGATACCTGAGAGGATCATCGACAACTACAGCAAGAGGCAGCAGCTACGCTTCCggtatgtgtggggggggcgcgCGCGCTCGCTCGCTCTTAATTGAATATTATGTGTTTTTTTCCTCCATTATATTGTCACCATTAAAAACTGGTGAGTTTGTGTAGGCGACTCGACATCGAATCATTTTACAACTCTCTCACTGtttttctcccctccccatgTCTCCGAAGGCTTGATCCTCCCGGCCAGGCCATCTCCACGGCGACCCAGGAGCTCCTGCGGTTAGCGGAGGCTAACCCGGAGGGGCTGGCGACCCTTGACCCCGTGAAGGACCTCCACCTGAAgagtgtggaggtggtggaggacgtGATGAGGCTGCGCTCGCTGCAGGACTGCCTCCGAGACTTCACGTGCATACACTCCCCCACCTTCACAGAGCATGTGAGCCAGGGTCTGctggggggggccgggggggggggggatactgcAGGTGGCGTCCAGGATGAGCGACTCCTCGTCTCCGATGAATGTGGAAGGACAGGGCGCATCGCTCTCTattagcagggagagggagagaggagggagcgaaagaatgagagagagagagagagagagagagagagagagagagagagagagagggggggggggggggagagggggagagagagagaagtggagagggagagagagagatgggagagagagagataacacaGCATATCATTAGATCCATCACTCACCCACTGCAAGATTGCTAATTAGGTTGTGTGACAGGAtatctaacacacactcagacactctcTATTCTCACTGTTTTCTCTCAaatatgtgtgtgaaagtggtGGTGTGGCTAGATAGGATGCTTTATGATGTTTACTGTACATCTGGGAATATTGCTAGTGTGGGGAAATGTTTTgtactgtaaacttgaatatccccaactgtctcttccccttccttttgtctctatctctttcttccaCCTTTTacccctccatcttcctctccctttctctcccgtgTGTCAGTTCATCCGGGTGCAAGAGAGGATGAAGGTGCAAGAGGATCTGGACaagctcctcttcctcacctccgaccagtctctgtctctgctgccAGAGTACCACCAGAGGATCGAGGTCTGTCCCCCCTCACCAACCTCACCGCccatcctcctgtccctccgGCCCCCCCTGTCCCCATCCTTCtggccaccccctcccccccatggcCCACTCACCGCCTGCTAGCAGAGCCACGCCTCGTTCCCTTCACACTGTCCTTCCCGCTGAACCTCCCGGCATCCACCGCtcgacacaaacacagcagcattaCCTGTTGTATCTCTGTATAAACTCCACAAATACGCGTCATTACTCTGTCATCGCCACGTTCTAACTGTAGAACAGGGAGGTAGGGACAGCGTGACAGCAGAGTGACCCAGATGcgtcccctctcccccgccgCCAGGTGCTCAAGTCCCTGGACTACGTGGACAAGGGCGGGGCGGTGCAGCTGAAGGGCCGCGTGGCGTGCCAGGTCTCCTGCCACGAGCTGCTGCTGACCGAGCTGCTGTTTGAGAACGCCCTGAGCCCCCTGGCCCCGGAGGAGAGCGCCGCCCTGCTGTCCTGCCTGGTGTTCACGCAGAAGACCCAGGTGGAGCCCCACCTCACCAGCACCCTGCAGGAGGTGAGGAGCACGCTCGTTCACCCGCAGCAGCACCAGGAAGTACATTTGGCGTGTTCGTTTGAATACATTTGAATGGATGCTCGTCGCTGTGTGTTTTCCACCGAGCCTTGTATGCATGCGTAAGGATGGCGAGAGGAGGAGATACGTTTGTCATGTGAGCCAGGTTCCATTTGACCTACTGTACAACGTTTAATCGAGGGCTAGTCTGACTTTACTGGTGACGCATACgcacaggacaggacacacTCAACTGGCTTTCCCCGTGGCAAGGGCACCTTACCTGAagcaacacacatacagacccccccacacacacacacactcacacacagtgtctgtgtgggttgtCAAGCAGCCCAGGGACATGGAAGTGCTTTCTAGAAGCTTGAATTAGTGATGACTCGCCGTCGCATACAGAGCTGTTTTTACAGGAAGGCTGTAACACTTTGAGTGGACACTGAACGGGCTCCCTGAACACGGGTAGTGGGCTTCCGCACTGCACGTCGGGGAGGAAACGCCGGCCGAGGTCTCGGAGCCTCGGCAGGAGAGCTGAGGGCATGTTTCATGTTCAAGAGCTCCTCGTGGGACTAATCTGTTAGCGTGCGCGAGCGAGCGAGCCTCTTCGTTtgacctttccttctctccttctgtctctccttctctctctcttttatccaactccctttccccccctccctctcttccgccctccccccccccccctccctcagggtaTTGCGCGCGTGCTGTCTGTGGCCCAGCGTATCGGCGAGCTGCAGAGGAGTTTTGGGATAGCCCAGACGGCTGAGGACTTTGTGTCCCAGTTGAAGTTTGGTTTGACCGAGGTGGTTTACTGCTGGGCCAGGGGCATGGTGAGACTAAATGCACCACTCACCCTCCGCATCTCATCACACAGGCACCATGATTTCTGGGAAATGTGGTATACAACGGAATGGCCAAGCAGGATGACATGTTTCTGTCACTGCAAAAAAAAGTGTCTGTCCTGAGGTTTTCCTCTCCTATAATTATTTCAcctgctgtcctctcttcctgtttgtcaTCTTGTCCTGCCCCGCCTTTTCCTCCCGCTGCCTCTCCTTTggtctcctttccttctcctgtTCAACCCCTGTCTCGTCTCCTTGTGTCtcgtcttctcctctcctcctatctcctctcctcctatctcctctccttctctccttccgttTACTCTCTCTTGCTCACCATCCGGcctactctccccctctctcctgtctccacccctcctctctcccctctctccaggtctccaccctcctctccccctctctcctgtctcctcccctcccctctctctccgtctcctcctctaccctctctcccggtctcctcccctctctcgctccccctctctcctgtctcctcccacacctcccctctccctggtctccatcccctcccaacccctctctcctgtcctcccctcctctacccctctctcctgtctccacccctcctctcccctctctcctgtctccctcccctccccctctctcctgtctcctcccctcctctacccctctctcctgtctcctcccctcctctccccctctctcctgtctccacccctcctctccccctctctcctgtctcctcccctctctcctgtctctcccctcctctacccctctctcctgtctcctcccctctcccccctctctcctgtctccacccctcctctccccctctctcctgtctcctcccctccccctctctcctgtctccacccctcctctccccctctctcctgtctcctcccctccccctctctcctgtctcctcccctcctctacccctctctcctgtctcctcccctcctctccccctctctcctgtctccacccctcctctccccctctctcctgtctcctccttttcccctctctcctgtctcttctcccctccctcctctcccctctctcctcccctccctctgtctccttgcctcctcccctctcagccGTTTGCGGAGATCGCCCAGCTGACTGACGTCCAGGAGGGCACGGTGGTGCGCTGTATCCAGCGCCTGGACGAGGTGCTGAAGGAGGTGCGCCAGGCGGCCCGCATCGTAGGAGACTCAGTCTTGGGCAGCAAAATGGAGAAGGCCTCCCTGGCCATCCGCAGAGACATCGTCTTCACCGCTTCACTCTACACACActgagggaaaggagggatgatagaaagaggaggggggggggggagtgttgtgtgtgcgtgtgaaggtGCCTGCTGCCAAGCATGTTTTGGTTCTCGATttggtgtgtgagcatgtgccaAAGAGGTAGAAtgaaagagatagaaagggagagagaaagatagagagtatgtgtgtgtgtgtgtgttttgcgtaCATTATGTGTGCACGCAAGAATAAAGACAGGGAAAGAATATGAACATActcatttgtttgtgtatgttgttTACATGTGAGTTTGGGCAATTCTCCCTTCAATTGCCACTTGGAATGTGACCAAAATTGGAATGAGAGTCAAATGGTTTGTAATTTACTGTACAGAAATAAAATCCACTGCATTGCTTACTGTCATACACATTTTGATCTTGTCTGTGAAGTCGGTTCCTATAAAATGTTGTGTTTAATAGTTTTCAATTTCAGGCTCCATACCAGTGGCATATGAAGCTTACAGTATTTTCAACCTCGGCTGTCTCTTTAAGACAGCGATAGCTGT contains these protein-coding regions:
- the nelfe gene encoding negative elongation factor E — its product is MVVFPSSLTEEEESLQKKYAKLKKKKKALMALKKQSSTSQTNQSGLKRTLSDQPVVDTATATEQAKMLIKSGAISAIKSENKNSGFKRSRTLEIKLKDPEKGPIPAFLPFQRSVSIDEELPESGKRASRKSLYESFVSPGERERERSRDDEDPGVMSTSRDVDRDREREREVDREKDRERDRERDRDRGRDRDREHDRERDRSRERERDRERDRDGPFRRSDSYPERRGVRKGNTVYVYGSGLVEDSLRSAFSLHGNIIDLTMDNPHNCAFITFEKMESADQVVAELNGSTVGEIPIKVSIARKQPMLDAATGKSVWASLAVQNSAKGSYRDKRNQVVYSEDFL